A stretch of the uncultured Desulfobacter sp. genome encodes the following:
- a CDS encoding DUF1638 domain-containing protein: MEAPDTKKITVLACSIFRREIEALIDTGELIVDAHYINSMMHMRPEKLSTVLDAATKRMTQDGKKIVLMFGECHNRMDKYHSRIDVQRVKGCNCVEIILGKERYATLLKEGAFFLMPEWIGRWKEIFNDELGLKGDIGKEFMQEMHKFFLYVDTGLAPVPEQTLNEISQTLGLPWKSIRTDMTHLLGAVQTALETFNS; this comes from the coding sequence TTGGAAGCCCCTGATACCAAAAAAATCACTGTCCTGGCCTGTTCGATTTTTCGCAGGGAAATCGAAGCGCTTATCGATACAGGAGAATTGATTGTTGATGCCCATTACATCAACTCAATGATGCATATGCGGCCTGAAAAATTGTCCACCGTGCTCGATGCGGCCACAAAAAGAATGACACAGGACGGTAAAAAAATCGTTCTGATGTTTGGTGAGTGTCATAATCGTATGGACAAGTACCATTCAAGAATCGATGTCCAGCGTGTGAAAGGTTGCAATTGTGTTGAAATTATTTTAGGCAAAGAACGATACGCCACCCTGCTTAAAGAAGGGGCTTTTTTTTTAATGCCCGAGTGGATCGGCAGGTGGAAAGAGATATTCAACGATGAACTTGGTTTAAAAGGAGATATTGGAAAAGAGTTCATGCAGGAAATGCACAAATTCTTTCTTTATGTGGATACCGGGCTGGCGCCTGTACCGGAACAAACACTCAATGAAATATCACAGACGCTGGGCCTGCCATGGAAAAGCATCCGCACCGATATGACCCATCTTTTAGGGGCAGTTCAAACAGCATTGGAAACATTTAATTCATGA
- a CDS encoding ATP-binding protein — protein sequence MKRRPIIQRQPADALMILDIVEQVLLNTDNPVQAGKELSEILRELTGAKAVTIMLLDVDNDKYTHKMMVINPTRRKTEQLQETVSYMARQSVGLTEPYLWNEIDNNPMSAINQQLDQMEMDNTIIAPLVSAKKHVGCLLLLGLPEKDFGRNKVLSALKMFSSVLALTINNILLYENQEMIITARTAELRSTNHALKRENNERERAEKELRVLQNYLANIIDSMPSILIGVDVNCNVTLWNKTAEQATGKTAQDIQGQYLLDAFPPMHKHLEKVVESIKTRGIRKKQTLLVHTGDLNRYKDITIYPLGAEEVEGAVIRVDDVTERVRIEEMMIQNEKMLSVGGLAAGMAHEINNPLAGLLQTAQVLSNRLGTRCRIPANQEAAEAAGITMEGIEQFMTARGVPRMLNTITNSGQRMADIVHNMLSFARKDQAETSAHDLENILDKTIELAATDFNFKKQHDFKKIKIIKAYAHDIPTIFCQKNKIQQVLLNILRNGAQAMQTAGTPSPQFIFRTRLTPDKKKAIIEIKDNGPGMDEQTRKRIFEPFFTTKPVGEGTGLGLSVSYFIITENHKGEIAVESDPGRGAKFIISLPVI from the coding sequence ATGAAACGTCGCCCGATCATCCAACGCCAACCCGCAGATGCCTTGATGATTTTAGATATTGTGGAACAGGTGTTGTTGAATACCGACAATCCGGTCCAGGCTGGTAAGGAACTCTCGGAAATCCTGCGTGAACTCACCGGTGCAAAAGCTGTAACCATCATGCTTCTGGATGTGGACAACGACAAATATACCCATAAAATGATGGTCATCAATCCAACCCGAAGAAAAACAGAGCAATTGCAGGAAACCGTATCTTACATGGCCAGGCAGAGCGTGGGATTGACGGAACCGTACCTGTGGAACGAAATCGATAACAACCCAATGTCGGCCATCAATCAACAGCTTGACCAAATGGAAATGGATAATACGATTATTGCCCCTCTCGTGTCTGCCAAAAAACATGTGGGCTGTCTTTTGCTCCTGGGTTTGCCGGAAAAAGATTTTGGAAGAAACAAGGTCTTAAGTGCGTTGAAAATGTTTTCAAGCGTCCTTGCGCTCACCATTAATAACATTTTGTTATATGAAAATCAGGAGATGATAATAACCGCACGCACTGCGGAATTGAGGAGCACGAACCATGCCCTGAAAAGGGAAAACAACGAACGAGAACGTGCCGAAAAAGAGCTGCGGGTGCTTCAAAATTACCTTGCAAACATAATTGATTCCATGCCTTCCATACTTATTGGTGTTGATGTGAACTGCAACGTCACCCTTTGGAACAAAACTGCGGAGCAGGCTACGGGAAAAACAGCACAGGATATCCAGGGGCAATATCTATTGGATGCCTTTCCTCCCATGCATAAGCACCTGGAAAAAGTTGTTGAAAGCATCAAAACTAGAGGAATCAGAAAAAAGCAGACTCTGCTGGTACATACAGGAGATTTAAATCGTTACAAAGATATCACCATATATCCCCTGGGCGCCGAGGAAGTAGAGGGTGCCGTGATTCGGGTGGATGACGTAACAGAGCGGGTGCGCATAGAAGAGATGATGATCCAGAACGAAAAAATGCTTTCCGTAGGCGGATTGGCCGCAGGCATGGCACATGAAATCAACAACCCACTGGCCGGCTTGCTGCAGACTGCCCAGGTCTTGTCAAATCGCCTGGGAACCCGTTGCCGGATCCCCGCAAACCAAGAAGCCGCTGAAGCGGCCGGCATCACCATGGAAGGCATTGAGCAGTTCATGACGGCCCGGGGTGTTCCTCGCATGCTTAATACGATTACGAACTCGGGACAAAGGATGGCCGACATTGTGCATAACATGCTCAGTTTTGCCAGGAAAGACCAGGCAGAAACTTCAGCCCATGATCTGGAAAACATCCTCGATAAAACCATCGAACTGGCAGCCACTGATTTTAATTTTAAAAAACAACACGATTTCAAAAAAATAAAAATAATCAAAGCCTATGCTCACGACATACCAACGATTTTCTGCCAAAAGAATAAAATTCAGCAGGTGCTGCTCAACATCCTGCGCAACGGCGCCCAAGCCATGCAGACGGCCGGGACCCCTTCACCCCAATTCATTTTTCGGACACGCCTGACGCCGGACAAAAAAAAAGCGATCATAGAAATCAAGGATAATGGGCCGGGGATGGACGAACAAACCCGCAAACGGATATTTGAACCCTTTTTCACGACCAAACCCGTGGGAGAGGGCACCGGTTTAGGATTGAGTGTTTCCTACTTCATCATCACCGAAAACCACAAGGGCGAGATAGCGGTTGAATCAGACCCCGGTAGGGGGGCAAAATTTATCATCAGCCTACCCGTGATATAG
- a CDS encoding cobalamin-dependent protein (Presence of a B(12) (cobalamin)-binding domain implies dependence on cobalamin itself, in one of its several forms, or in some unusual lineages, dependence on a cobalamin-like analog.), which translates to MPQKMQKPEIIEETKKRIFSTIMEGDRDLAVTIVRDWAIGNSYEDAIHQILEPVMETIGKDWGDSEKVSLGQGYVLSKVVEDIFKEAARKRLQTGQPPQEKGPVVIGNILDDNHSLGRKLVKIFLETEGWKVYDLGNDVPAVNFVDKALETDAPVIAVSAMMLRTALNIKEVRAEIDRRKLGKKIKLAVGGAVFCQRPELVNEVGGDGTSYNAIGVCELMEKLVHDLKSVQERAS; encoded by the coding sequence ATGCCACAGAAGATGCAAAAACCCGAAATCATAGAAGAGACAAAAAAACGTATATTCTCTACAATCATGGAAGGCGATCGTGACCTGGCGGTTACTATTGTTCGGGATTGGGCGATAGGCAACAGCTATGAAGATGCGATCCACCAAATCCTTGAACCGGTCATGGAAACAATCGGAAAGGATTGGGGAGATTCCGAAAAGGTGAGTCTTGGCCAGGGGTATGTACTGAGTAAGGTCGTCGAGGATATTTTTAAGGAAGCGGCCCGAAAACGCTTACAAACAGGACAGCCTCCCCAGGAAAAAGGACCGGTTGTGATAGGAAATATTTTGGACGACAATCACAGCCTGGGAAGAAAACTGGTGAAAATATTTTTGGAGACCGAAGGCTGGAAGGTTTATGATCTTGGCAATGACGTACCTGCCGTTAATTTCGTTGACAAGGCCCTGGAAACCGATGCGCCTGTTATTGCCGTGTCCGCAATGATGCTGAGAACAGCGCTGAATATCAAGGAGGTGAGAGCTGAAATTGATAGGCGCAAGTTAGGTAAAAAAATTAAACTGGCTGTTGGGGGCGCGGTTTTTTGTCAACGGCCTGAACTCGTAAACGAGGTTGGTGGAGACGGCACATCGTATAATGCCATTGGTGTTTGCGAGCTGATGGAAAAGCTGGTTCACGACCTCAAAAGCGTACAGGAGAGGGCATCATGA
- a CDS encoding uroporphyrinogen decarboxylase family protein, which yields MNHAERIMATMQGMPTDRRALVLVMSLYAARLTACPLDEHYTNPDVYFRGQVAVQKKFEPDVLFSPFVLPYMGAAFGSEIKLFKNQAPNIATPAIKRPEDFASLPVPNVDSNFHLSYIRKCLKLLVKEYGKNIPVGAFALSPVDLPAMIMGMEAWLETMLFKQDLAEQIIEQVTPHFIEYTNALFSDGVSFIVLPLPFANLRIITPKIAREITVPKLKNTFEQVAGPLILHHVGASFLNSLEHLQDLPNVMGYYIGKEDSLVKAREIVGPQKILLGNIDGPGLRKKTVEDIQHQTRNILGQTKDDPCFILATSSPDIDIDTPEENIFAIVNAVKEFSRRKDIGSP from the coding sequence ATGAATCATGCAGAACGAATTATGGCCACCATGCAGGGTATGCCCACAGATCGCAGGGCACTCGTTTTAGTCATGTCATTATATGCGGCCCGATTAACCGCCTGCCCTCTGGATGAACACTACACCAACCCTGATGTTTATTTTAGAGGACAGGTTGCCGTTCAAAAAAAATTTGAACCGGATGTGCTTTTTTCCCCTTTTGTTCTTCCATATATGGGGGCAGCATTCGGCAGTGAAATCAAACTATTCAAAAACCAGGCACCGAACATAGCCACCCCGGCAATTAAGCGTCCAGAAGATTTTGCTTCCCTGCCTGTACCCAATGTCGATTCAAACTTTCATCTCTCTTATATAAGAAAATGTTTGAAACTGCTTGTCAAAGAATATGGAAAAAATATTCCGGTGGGGGCTTTTGCGTTAAGCCCAGTGGATCTACCGGCCATGATTATGGGCATGGAAGCATGGCTGGAGACCATGCTTTTCAAGCAAGACCTTGCCGAACAGATTATTGAGCAGGTGACCCCCCATTTTATAGAGTATACCAATGCGCTTTTTTCCGACGGGGTAAGTTTTATTGTATTGCCCCTCCCTTTTGCCAATCTTCGGATCATCACCCCGAAAATTGCCAGGGAAATTACCGTGCCGAAATTAAAAAATACGTTCGAACAGGTTGCAGGGCCGCTGATTCTCCACCATGTGGGGGCCTCTTTTTTAAATTCACTGGAACATCTCCAGGACCTTCCCAATGTTATGGGCTATTACATAGGAAAGGAAGACAGCCTTGTTAAGGCGCGTGAAATTGTCGGGCCGCAAAAAATATTGCTCGGGAATATTGACGGCCCCGGCCTCCGGAAGAAAACGGTTGAAGATATCCAACATCAGACCCGTAACATCCTTGGACAAACCAAGGATGATCCTTGTTTTATTCTTGCAACATCATCCCCTGATATTGATATCGATACTCCGGAAGAAAACATTTTTGCCATTGTAAACGCTGTAAAAGAATTCAGCCGAAGGAAAGACATTGGAAGCCCCTGA
- a CDS encoding dialkylrecorsinol condensing enzyme, with translation MKKILIIHYSQTGQLTDIVQSVISPFKNNETVSIVYENIKPKPAFPFPWSATQFCDVFPESVEGIPCEIEPVQFDPNESYDLVILAYQVWFLAPSLPITAFLDSSDAKVLDGRPVLTIIGCRNMWLLAHETVKQKIIKSGGRLFGNIVLGDRTNNLLGVLTIAIWMLSGKKKIFFGLLPDAGISDQDIHDASRFGTILMKSLNNNDPESIQETLNRRGAVTVVPQYILFEKRIQRIFKIWSKFILRKGKRGNPARKLRVRLFLGYLFAAIAVIAPVSTVLSMLAVKFKKDEIKNAVDYFYSNIVL, from the coding sequence ATGAAAAAAATACTTATCATACACTATTCACAAACCGGTCAATTGACCGATATTGTTCAATCCGTAATATCACCCTTCAAAAATAATGAAACCGTTTCTATCGTTTATGAAAACATCAAACCAAAACCGGCGTTTCCTTTTCCATGGTCGGCGACCCAGTTTTGCGATGTCTTTCCTGAATCTGTTGAGGGGATACCGTGTGAAATAGAGCCGGTTCAATTCGACCCAAATGAATCCTATGATTTGGTTATTCTTGCATATCAGGTCTGGTTCCTTGCCCCGTCGCTGCCCATCACAGCTTTCCTTGATTCCTCTGACGCAAAGGTTCTGGACGGGCGGCCTGTTTTGACCATCATCGGATGCAGAAACATGTGGCTGCTGGCCCATGAGACAGTGAAACAAAAAATTATTAAATCCGGTGGTCGCCTGTTCGGCAATATCGTTCTTGGAGACAGAACCAATAATCTGCTTGGGGTGCTCACCATTGCCATTTGGATGTTGTCCGGGAAGAAAAAAATATTTTTTGGGCTTTTGCCGGATGCCGGCATATCAGATCAGGATATTCATGACGCTTCAAGGTTTGGAACAATTTTGATGAAATCCTTAAATAACAATGATCCCGAATCAATTCAGGAAACCCTTAACAGGCGCGGCGCAGTCACCGTAGTGCCGCAATATATACTTTTTGAAAAACGTATTCAGCGGATTTTTAAAATTTGGTCAAAATTTATTCTCAGGAAAGGGAAGAGAGGCAATCCTGCCAGGAAATTGCGAGTCCGGCTTTTTTTGGGGTATCTTTTTGCCGCCATCGCAGTGATTGCACCTGTGTCTACGGTTCTTTCCATGCTGGCGGTTAAATTTAAAAAAGATGAAATCAAAAATGCAGTTGACTATTTCTATAGCAATATTGTTTTGTGA